In a single window of the Deltaproteobacteria bacterium genome:
- a CDS encoding transposase has product MFLEDAEVPIDNNAQERLLRSHVVGRKTWYGTHSERGAKTAAILFSLVESCKLNQVNPREYFEQLTKDLLQGKKAYTPDDFKKLSIPGPEGPV; this is encoded by the coding sequence TTGTTTTTAGAAGATGCGGAAGTGCCTATAGATAATAATGCTCAAGAAAGACTTTTAAGAAGTCATGTTGTTGGAAGAAAGACCTGGTACGGTACTCATTCTGAACGAGGAGCCAAGACAGCTGCCATTTTATTTTCATTAGTGGAGAGCTGTAAATTAAATCAAGTCAATCCTCGAGAGTATTTTGAGCAACTAACCAAAGATTTACTTCAAGGTAAAAAGGCTTACACACCTGATGACTTTAAGAAGCTAAGTATTCCAGGGCCTGAAGGGCCTGTTTAA
- a CDS encoding DUF1501 domain-containing protein, with translation MKPTTNRRDFMMRSIQSLGAIGLSQGTIASLMGAIYSRALATEAQKLKLNEKGFRYVFVNLYGAPPRWMFDMPPTPMGSSPSNYVSGGFGNSFEISGQTIQLQNRTFTYNYGSGKSLFLPPVWGMSPTGLDFTSILPHALFVRGIDMEINSHPVSNARQVAPISGGHSLHGVVADQMGSPIAAVVTTLPSGAAFKSAKGLGSTPANPSGNPIDAIIAPFRNMPNSIPFRQELAKPVVTQFLDRIDRYAKINKMPGSTLRNALDSADQLIRLNIDSLAALWPGLLNKYTDIVNRGIRPSKGELPGVYDKIIPCVSGDLRLRFRIQDSNLMDHSDARDMIQSDSTHAQMSRQFALTEFLLTTGMSSCVDLAAGTNVLDKALVRTGLSVPIIADQHGVGAVTSIVATTLYYRALLGSLTELVSSLKSQQLFDKTVLHISSEFNRNPRVDGSGSDHGVRGGNSTIISGMFDEVSYIGNIQKNGFSGSPGTWGLAADWTFEDGTRRPIKVNDIARTITGMTNSAEIVANGYSLVRPAANGKWTPKTSGGENV, from the coding sequence ATGAAGCCAACGACTAATCGACGTGACTTTATGATGCGTTCTATTCAATCACTGGGCGCTATAGGACTCTCACAGGGTACAATTGCTTCACTGATGGGGGCCATCTATTCAAGAGCTTTGGCAACCGAGGCTCAAAAATTGAAATTAAATGAAAAGGGTTTCCGTTATGTTTTTGTGAACCTATATGGGGCTCCGCCGCGTTGGATGTTTGACATGCCGCCAACACCGATGGGTTCAAGTCCAAGCAACTACGTTAGTGGAGGATTTGGCAACTCCTTTGAAATTTCTGGTCAGACGATCCAATTGCAAAACCGAACTTTTACTTACAACTATGGATCGGGGAAATCCCTTTTTCTTCCCCCAGTTTGGGGAATGAGTCCGACGGGTTTAGACTTCACATCGATTTTGCCCCATGCCCTTTTTGTTCGAGGGATAGATATGGAAATTAACAGCCATCCTGTTTCAAACGCTCGTCAAGTGGCCCCGATTTCCGGTGGCCACTCACTTCATGGCGTTGTCGCCGACCAAATGGGAAGCCCCATCGCCGCCGTTGTGACCACTCTTCCTTCCGGAGCAGCATTCAAATCGGCAAAGGGTCTGGGATCAACACCGGCCAATCCCAGTGGGAATCCCATTGATGCTATCATTGCCCCCTTTAGAAATATGCCCAACTCAATTCCTTTTAGACAGGAATTAGCTAAGCCGGTGGTGACTCAGTTTTTGGATCGTATCGACAGGTACGCAAAGATAAATAAGATGCCGGGCTCAACCCTTCGAAATGCGCTCGATTCGGCAGATCAGTTGATTAGATTGAATATTGATTCCCTGGCCGCGCTTTGGCCCGGTCTATTGAACAAATACACCGACATTGTAAATAGGGGAATCCGACCTTCAAAGGGAGAGTTGCCTGGAGTGTACGACAAAATTATTCCTTGTGTTTCTGGAGATTTACGCTTGCGGTTTAGAATTCAAGATTCAAACCTAATGGATCATTCCGACGCTAGGGACATGATTCAAAGTGATAGCACACACGCTCAGATGTCTCGCCAATTTGCTTTAACGGAATTTCTTTTAACGACAGGGATGAGCTCCTGTGTGGATTTGGCCGCAGGAACAAATGTCTTGGATAAAGCCTTAGTTAGAACCGGACTCAGTGTCCCCATCATTGCAGATCAACATGGTGTGGGAGCAGTGACCAGTATCGTTGCAACCACCCTGTACTATCGTGCCCTCCTGGGATCCCTCACAGAACTTGTTTCATCGCTTAAGTCTCAGCAGCTATTTGATAAAACTGTTTTGCATATTTCTTCTGAGTTTAATCGCAATCCAAGAGTGGATGGTTCCGGATCTGATCATGGAGTTAGGGGCGGGAACAGCACTATTATTTCGGGAATGTTTGATGAGGTTTCCTATATTGGGAATATCCAAAAAAACGGATTCAGTGGTTCTCCTGGGACATGGGGCCTTGCAGCTGATTGGACCTTCGAAGATGGAACAAGGAGACCAATTAAGGTCAATGACATTGCTAGGACCATCACTGGCATGACTAACTCGGCGGAGATTGTTGCCAATGGGTATTCGCTGGTTAGGCCTGCTGCCAATGGAAAATGGACTCCAAAAACTTCTGGGGGCGAAAATGTTTAG